The Hydrogenispora ethanolica genome includes a region encoding these proteins:
- a CDS encoding aspartyl-phosphate phosphatase Spo0E family protein has product MVYVAQILETAGGYEVSILEQRIAFLRDKLQRLYTERGGTDEDVLAVSVELDEALNEYEKLKNK; this is encoded by the coding sequence ATGGTTTATGTCGCCCAAATTCTGGAGACTGCCGGAGGATATGAAGTATCCATCTTGGAACAACGAATTGCATTCTTGCGGGATAAGTTACAACGGCTCTATACGGAGCGCGGCGGGACGGACGAGGATGTTCTGGCGGTCAGCGTGGAACTGGATGAAGCGTTGAATGAGTACGAGAAGCTGAAAAACAAATGA
- a CDS encoding LD-carboxypeptidase — protein MITFHGSDLIWDFGRDVGPYAERELLSRLMEGVIGLIPGNGERRTIRGGKAEGTLWGGNLECLLKLAGTPYFPDCAASLLFLESYGFSPEGCYCKAVQLEQMGLFRKVKGIIVGHIEDENWAQRTVHMEDILVRVTESYNLPILKVSDFGHNCSNTILPVGVKARMDADLRTLEICEACVI, from the coding sequence TTGATCACCTTTCACGGCAGCGATCTGATCTGGGATTTTGGCAGAGACGTCGGACCCTATGCTGAGCGTGAGCTGCTCAGCCGGCTGATGGAGGGGGTGATCGGCTTGATCCCCGGCAATGGTGAGCGAAGGACGATTCGGGGCGGGAAGGCGGAAGGGACACTCTGGGGCGGGAATTTGGAATGCCTGCTGAAATTGGCCGGAACGCCCTATTTCCCCGATTGCGCCGCGTCGCTCCTGTTTTTGGAAAGTTACGGCTTTTCGCCCGAAGGATGTTATTGCAAAGCGGTGCAATTGGAACAGATGGGTCTGTTTCGGAAGGTAAAGGGGATCATCGTTGGACACATTGAGGATGAGAATTGGGCGCAACGAACGGTTCACATGGAAGATATCCTGGTTCGCGTCACCGAGAGCTATAATCTACCAATCTTGAAAGTCAGCGATTTTGGTCACAACTGCTCCAATACTATTCTGCCGGTCGGAGTAAAGGCGAGAATGGATGCCGATCTTCGAACGCTGGAAATTTGCGAAGCATGTGTGATATAA
- a CDS encoding helix-turn-helix domain-containing protein: protein MKEKPETIGARLKFARKIKNLTLPEVSRRTEIAQGNLSVMENDKTKPSADALIKLSELYEVSADWILKGQTEPTFHGPPAILPVLSHKKFKAFLSELDAEWTQGDIELKGWIVVQLRKAFPEIAARIEND, encoded by the coding sequence TTGAAAGAAAAACCCGAAACCATCGGCGCCCGCTTGAAATTTGCCCGCAAGATTAAAAACCTCACCCTTCCGGAAGTCTCCCGGCGGACGGAAATTGCCCAGGGAAATCTGAGCGTCATGGAGAATGATAAAACCAAGCCCTCCGCCGACGCCCTGATTAAGCTCTCGGAACTCTATGAGGTCTCGGCGGACTGGATTTTGAAAGGCCAGACCGAGCCGACCTTCCACGGCCCTCCCGCGATATTGCCCGTCTTATCCCATAAAAAATTCAAGGCATTCCTCAGCGAGCTCGACGCCGAATGGACGCAAGGCGACATTGAGCTCAAAGGCTGGATCGTCGTGCAACTCCGCAAAGCGTTCCCGGAGATCGCCGCCAGGATTGAAAACGATTGA
- the lipA gene encoding lipoyl synthase, translated as MRNRLPEWLRGHSPLRAATNPVREVLGDLHLNTVCLSAQCPNRGQCYGEGTATFLILGNVCTRRCRFCAVAKGEVRAVDPGEPARIVTAGRRLGLRHMVITSVTRDDLSDGGAGWFAAVVRLIRQELPGVTVEVLTPDFQGMPEAIGTVAAAAPDIFNHNLETVARLYPAVRPQADYRRSLELLRQVKRIDPQILTKSGLMVGLGESGAEVERAMDDLREAGCDFLTIGQYLQPTREHLPVAEYVRPEVFEAWAETAYGKGFRYVAAGPLVRSSFHAGAFRQLAR; from the coding sequence ATGCGCAACCGCCTGCCCGAATGGCTCCGCGGTCATTCCCCGCTGCGGGCCGCCACCAATCCCGTCCGGGAGGTCCTCGGCGACCTGCATCTGAACACCGTCTGTCTCTCCGCCCAATGCCCGAACCGGGGCCAGTGCTATGGGGAGGGCACGGCGACCTTTTTGATTCTGGGCAATGTCTGTACCCGGCGCTGCCGCTTTTGCGCGGTGGCCAAGGGCGAGGTCCGGGCGGTCGACCCCGGGGAACCGGCCCGGATTGTCACGGCCGGCCGGCGGCTGGGTTTGCGGCACATGGTGATCACCTCGGTGACCCGGGATGATCTGTCCGATGGCGGAGCGGGCTGGTTCGCGGCGGTGGTGCGCCTGATCCGGCAGGAGCTGCCGGGCGTCACGGTGGAGGTACTGACTCCCGATTTCCAAGGCATGCCCGAGGCCATCGGGACGGTGGCCGCCGCGGCGCCGGATATTTTCAATCACAACCTGGAAACCGTGGCCCGGCTGTATCCGGCGGTGCGGCCGCAGGCCGATTACCGGCGGTCGCTGGAGCTCTTGCGCCAGGTCAAGCGGATCGACCCGCAAATTCTCACCAAGTCGGGGCTGATGGTCGGCCTGGGGGAGAGCGGCGCCGAGGTCGAGCGGGCCATGGATGATCTGCGCGAGGCGGGCTGCGACTTTTTGACCATCGGCCAGTATCTGCAGCCGACCCGGGAGCATTTGCCGGTGGCCGAATATGTCCGGCCGGAGGTCTTTGAGGCGTGGGCCGAGACGGCTTACGGGAAAGGCTTCCGTTACGTAGCCGCGGGACCGCTGGTCCGGAGCTCCTTCCACGCCGGAGCTTTCCGGCAGTTGGCCCGGTAA
- a CDS encoding LD-carboxypeptidase, whose protein sequence is MGFEVVVAENAFANTLGYAATPEEKADDLNAMFGEASIKAIICSQGGATANSCLPYLDWKMIAQNPKIFMGISDITVLLNAIYQRTGVDHLSRQRSDLGFWQRRRTLC, encoded by the coding sequence TTGGGATTTGAGGTCGTCGTTGCGGAAAACGCCTTCGCCAATACGTTGGGGTATGCGGCGACTCCCGAGGAGAAGGCCGACGATCTCAACGCCATGTTCGGGGAGGCATCGATCAAAGCGATCATCTGTTCCCAGGGCGGCGCAACCGCGAATAGCTGTTTGCCGTACTTGGATTGGAAAATGATCGCCCAAAACCCCAAAATATTCATGGGGATCAGTGATATCACGGTTTTATTGAACGCTATCTATCAGCGGACCGGGGTTGATCACCTTTCACGGCAGCGATCTGATCTGGGATTTTGGCAGAGACGTCGGACCCTATGCTGA